A genomic stretch from Bacillus sp. N1-1 includes:
- a CDS encoding SRPBCC domain-containing protein, whose translation MSESNKIPQIKKQVTFHAPIEKVWKAVSSSEGMAEWFMPNDFKPVEGHEFELETPFETSPCKVLTVTPPKELSFSWGNQGWVIHFLLKEVDGKTDFTLIHDGWGHPDEMMKPTNKTQQDARNTMNNGWESIINERLRKVVEA comes from the coding sequence ATGAGTGAATCAAACAAAATACCACAGATCAAAAAGCAAGTGACTTTTCATGCTCCAATCGAAAAAGTATGGAAAGCTGTCTCTTCTTCAGAAGGCATGGCGGAATGGTTTATGCCAAACGACTTTAAGCCTGTAGAAGGTCATGAGTTTGAGCTGGAAACACCCTTTGAAACATCACCATGTAAAGTCTTAACGGTTACCCCCCCAAAAGAACTCTCCTTTTCATGGGGAAACCAGGGATGGGTGATTCACTTTTTGTTAAAAGAAGTGGATGGCAAAACGGACTTCACCTTAATCCACGATGGCTGGGGCCATCCAGATGAAATGATGAAACCAACCAATAAAACGCAGCAAGATGCGCGCAATACGATGAACAACGGCTGGGAAAGTATCATCAACGAACGGTTGCGTAAGGTTGTGGAAGCGTAA
- the bioB gene encoding biotin synthase BioB, with amino-acid sequence MLKVEKTTANWEEYAYLALEGKALTKEQAISVLSSSDEELLALLNAAYRVRKHYYGKKVKLNMIINAKSGLCPENCGYCAQSAYADTNVDKYSLLEKDTLVNGAREAMNRKAGTYCIVMSGRGATNKELDKVIDAVEEIKSEMPLKICACLGILSAEQTNRLKEAGVDRYNHNINTSKGHHDNVTTTHSYDHRVKTVENVKESGISPCSGVIVGMGESHEDVYDMAAELRRIDADSIPVNFLYSVPGTKMENMDELDPRYCLKVLALFRFMNPTKEIRISGGREVNLRSLQVMGLYAANSIFVGDYLTTDGAASSSDHKMIEDLGFEIEECPL; translated from the coding sequence ATGCTAAAAGTTGAAAAAACAACAGCTAACTGGGAAGAGTATGCATATCTTGCGCTTGAAGGGAAAGCGCTAACAAAAGAACAAGCTATTTCAGTGCTTTCATCCTCTGATGAAGAATTATTAGCTTTATTGAACGCTGCATACCGCGTGAGGAAACACTATTACGGAAAAAAGGTAAAGCTGAATATGATTATTAACGCGAAGAGCGGATTATGTCCAGAGAACTGTGGTTACTGTGCTCAATCTGCTTATGCAGATACAAATGTTGATAAATATTCTCTACTTGAGAAAGATACGCTTGTAAATGGGGCGCGCGAGGCGATGAATCGCAAAGCCGGTACATACTGCATTGTGATGAGTGGACGTGGAGCAACGAATAAAGAACTTGACAAAGTAATCGATGCTGTCGAGGAGATCAAATCTGAAATGCCTCTTAAGATCTGTGCTTGTCTCGGCATTCTTTCTGCGGAACAAACGAACCGTCTGAAGGAAGCTGGCGTCGATCGTTATAATCATAATATCAATACGAGTAAAGGTCACCATGATAACGTTACGACCACTCATTCCTATGATCACCGTGTGAAGACGGTTGAGAACGTTAAAGAATCTGGTATTTCTCCTTGTTCAGGCGTCATAGTTGGAATGGGTGAATCACATGAAGATGTTTATGATATGGCGGCAGAACTTCGTCGAATCGATGCCGATTCAATTCCTGTTAACTTCCTTTATTCAGTGCCTGGTACAAAGATGGAAAATATGGATGAGCTTGATCCAAGATATTGTTTAAAGGTGCTAGCATTGTTCAGGTTTATGAATCCTACAAAGGAAATTCGTATCTCAGGAGGTCGTGAAGTGAACCTTCGCTCCCTACAAGTGATGGGATTATATGCTGCGAACTCCATTTTTGTTGGAGATTACTTAACGACAGACGGAGCTGCATCATCATCTGACCATAAGATGATTGAAGACCTTGGGTTTGAAATTGAAGAGTGTCCGTTATAG
- a CDS encoding IS3 family transposase (programmed frameshift) has product MAKKGQRFETYTDEFKQNAVMKYINGSQSYNALAEELGIKNSTQLKVWVRKWKNGEPFDIRSRSEENPMHGRPRTNFKTIEEERDYLKAQVDYLKKQLSKSRKGGKITQKIKYETVEDLRNKAPVTWLLEIASLQPSSYYKWRSSKVKREERANQDHDIQMHMMGIHFLHPETGYPTMTRLLKESGYHINHKKVYRLMSEMGIQSVIRKKRKRHGYTPSVINPNRLKRNFKANGTNQKMVTDITYVSDGKRFYYLSVIQDLFNNEIVSWKLSKRNDLALVLDTVAQWTKKKDVTKAVLHSDQGFQYTSKAYNTRIEEYGVKGSHSRKGNCLDNACIESFFSHLKTEKLYINQCKTENEIRQAIEDYIYHYNYRRFQKKLKQRAPIEYRHALAA; this is encoded by the exons ATGGCTAAAAAAGGGCAGAGGTTTGAGACGTATACAGACGAGTTTAAACAGAACGCCGTGATGAAATACATTAATGGTTCTCAAAGTTACAATGCTTTAGCGGAAGAATTAGGAATAAAAAATAGTACACAGCTGAAAGTCTGGGTGAGGAAGTGGAAAAACGGTGAGCCGTTTGATATTCGAAGTCGCAGTGAGGAAAATCCTATGCATGGTAGGCCACGCACAAACTTTAAAACAATTGAAGAAGAGAGAGATTACCTGAAAGCGCAGGTGGATTACTTAAAAAAGCAGT TATCAAAATCTCGAAAAGGAGGGAAAATCACGCAAAAAATAAAGTATGAAACCGTGGAAGATTTAAGGAATAAAGCTCCTGTTACCTGGTTGTTAGAGATTGCTTCCCTCCAACCATCAAGCTATTACAAATGGAGATCTAGTAAAGTAAAGCGCGAAGAAAGGGCCAATCAAGATCATGACATCCAAATGCATATGATGGGGATTCATTTTCTTCATCCGGAAACAGGTTACCCTACTATGACGCGTTTATTGAAAGAAAGTGGTTACCACATCAACCACAAAAAGGTGTATCGATTGATGAGCGAGATGGGCATTCAATCGGTGATTCGTAAAAAGAGGAAAAGGCATGGATACACTCCGTCTGTGATCAATCCAAATAGGCTAAAACGAAACTTTAAAGCAAATGGAACGAATCAGAAAATGGTGACGGACATTACTTATGTATCAGATGGTAAACGATTTTATTACTTATCCGTGATTCAAGATTTATTCAACAATGAGATCGTAAGCTGGAAACTTTCTAAACGCAACGATTTAGCGCTTGTACTAGATACAGTTGCCCAATGGACAAAGAAAAAAGACGTAACGAAAGCCGTTCTCCATTCGGATCAAGGCTTTCAGTATACGTCTAAGGCATACAACACACGAATAGAAGAATACGGCGTTAAGGGCAGCCACTCTCGCAAAGGAAACTGCCTGGATAATGCCTGCATTGAGTCCTTCTTTTCGCATCTCAAAACAGAGAAGTTGTACATCAATCAGTGTAAAACAGAAAACGAGATCAGACAAGCAATCGAGGATTACATCTACCACTATAACTACAGACGTTTCCAGAAGAAATTAAAGCAACGCGCGCCGATTGAATATCGACACGCGTTGGCAGCGTAG
- a CDS encoding 6-carboxyhexanoate--CoA ligase, with protein sequence MCDKECLSIRMRASEGGAHEEGGKHISGGEILAIKSEMIERTTDLLQRAFSHQRGEPDFLQLTIEKVKEPVHHLKPLPVSYTKVKNLVHGKNVAHDLLKLTGLEDGVILKALELLEKYYDVRGAIMIDAATGERIDGRHDKGVRVSRLDWEQKEYESWLTSTNIKSNKRMKEALTLATKVSSHPDTIAELCYSDDPDYITGYVASKKIGYHRISQMKELGDENGGRIFFVRQCHVPSYIDYLEKEPILLKGV encoded by the coding sequence ATGTGTGATAAGGAATGTTTAAGTATACGAATGCGAGCTTCAGAAGGTGGTGCTCATGAAGAGGGTGGAAAGCACATTTCTGGTGGGGAAATACTCGCAATAAAAAGCGAGATGATCGAACGTACTACTGATTTACTTCAACGAGCATTTTCTCATCAAAGAGGGGAGCCTGATTTCCTTCAGCTCACGATTGAAAAGGTGAAAGAACCCGTTCATCATCTCAAACCTTTACCTGTTTCTTATACAAAAGTAAAAAACCTAGTACATGGAAAAAACGTAGCGCATGACTTGTTAAAGCTAACTGGCTTAGAGGATGGGGTAATCCTAAAAGCTCTTGAATTGTTGGAAAAATATTATGACGTAAGAGGAGCGATCATGATTGACGCTGCTACTGGGGAGCGAATAGATGGTCGTCATGATAAAGGTGTACGAGTGTCCAGACTCGATTGGGAGCAAAAGGAATATGAGAGCTGGCTTACGTCTACTAATATCAAAAGCAACAAGCGGATGAAAGAAGCCTTAACGCTCGCAACTAAAGTTTCTTCACACCCCGATACGATAGCTGAGCTTTGCTATAGTGATGATCCTGATTACATAACAGGCTATGTAGCCTCCAAAAAGATAGGCTACCATCGAATCTCGCAAATGAAAGAGCTTGGCGATGAAAACGGTGGAAGAATATTCTTTGTGAGGCAGTGTCATGTGCCCTCATACATCGACTACTTAGAAAAAGAACCAATTCTATTAAAAGGAGTTTAA
- the bioA gene encoding adenosylmethionine--8-amino-7-oxononanoate transaminase: MNLIEKSKKHLWLPFTQMKDYDEDPLIIESGEGIKVKDIDGKEYYDAFSSVWLNVHGHRKKELDDAIRAQLDKIAHSTLLGMTNVPATELAEKLVNIAPDPLTRVFYSDSGAEAVEIAVKMAYQYWQNRGKERKQKFISVKNGYHGDTIGAVSVGSIDIFHQIYGPLMFKGFKMPVPNVYRHETADPVKCRDECLAGLEDVLKEHYEEIAGLTIESMVQGAGGMIVMPQGFLSGVRELCTKYDVLMIVDEVATGFGRTGAMFACDHEGIEPDLMAAGKGITGGYLPIAITYTTEEIYNAFYDDYEKLKTFFHGHSYTGNQLGCAVAIENLRLFESERIVEGVAQRSEHLKELLAELKDLDHVGDIRQLGFMCGIELVLDKETKKSFPFESRVGYKSSIKMRELGLLTRPTGDVVVFMPPLVSTEEQLKEMVNIMKKAISDVTKKEAAHFAQYQE; the protein is encoded by the coding sequence ATGAATTTAATTGAGAAAAGTAAGAAGCATTTATGGCTACCATTTACGCAGATGAAGGATTACGATGAAGACCCTTTGATTATCGAAAGTGGAGAAGGGATTAAGGTAAAGGATATCGATGGAAAAGAGTATTACGATGCTTTTTCTTCTGTATGGTTAAATGTGCATGGTCATCGTAAGAAAGAGCTGGATGATGCTATTCGAGCGCAGCTCGATAAGATTGCTCATTCTACGTTACTCGGTATGACGAACGTACCGGCAACAGAACTGGCGGAAAAGCTTGTGAACATTGCTCCAGATCCTTTAACAAGAGTCTTTTATTCAGATAGTGGAGCGGAAGCTGTGGAGATAGCTGTAAAGATGGCCTACCAATACTGGCAGAATAGAGGAAAAGAGCGTAAGCAGAAATTTATCTCAGTGAAGAATGGTTACCACGGTGACACGATCGGTGCTGTCAGTGTAGGCTCGATCGATATTTTTCATCAAATTTATGGCCCGCTGATGTTCAAAGGGTTCAAGATGCCTGTACCTAATGTGTATCGCCATGAAACAGCTGATCCAGTGAAGTGTCGAGATGAATGTCTTGCAGGGCTTGAGGACGTATTGAAAGAGCATTATGAGGAAATTGCAGGGTTAACGATCGAATCGATGGTTCAAGGAGCAGGCGGTATGATCGTGATGCCACAGGGATTTTTATCAGGGGTTCGTGAATTATGTACAAAATATGATGTGCTTATGATCGTAGATGAAGTTGCGACAGGGTTTGGACGTACAGGCGCCATGTTTGCATGTGACCATGAGGGCATCGAACCAGACTTAATGGCAGCAGGAAAAGGCATTACGGGCGGCTATCTACCGATTGCGATCACTTATACCACTGAAGAAATTTACAATGCATTCTATGACGACTACGAAAAGTTGAAAACGTTTTTCCATGGCCATTCTTATACAGGTAATCAGCTCGGGTGTGCGGTTGCGATCGAGAACCTCCGCTTATTCGAAAGTGAACGAATCGTGGAAGGTGTTGCACAACGGTCTGAACATTTAAAGGAGCTTTTGGCAGAACTAAAAGACCTCGATCATGTAGGGGATATCAGACAGTTAGGGTTTATGTGTGGAATCGAACTCGTTTTAGACAAGGAAACAAAGAAATCGTTCCCGTTTGAAAGTCGTGTTGGCTACAAATCTTCAATAAAAATGAGGGAACTTGGGTTATTGACGCGACCTACTGGAGACGTGGTCGTATTTATGCCGCCTCTAGTGAGCACGGAGGAACAGTTGAAAGAAATGGTCAACATCATGAAAAAAGCGATTTCCGATGTTACTAAAAAGGAGGCAGCCCACTTTGCACAGTACCAAGAATGA
- the bioF gene encoding 8-amino-7-oxononanoate synthase — translation MHSTKNEWVQEELITIKEQGLYRGLRSVESSYQPVVQIDGEERVMAASNNYLGLSSHESLISAAIEGMRTFGVGSTGSRLTTGNTRLHELLEERIARFKQSEAAILFSSGYLANIGVLSSIAGEGDVVLSDALNHASIIDGCRLSKAKIKVYNHADMSDLEKLLERSQSYRRRFIVTDGVFSMDGNIAPLRDIVWLAEKFDAYVIVDDAHATGVLGEKGRGTSSYFNVSVDLTIGTFSKAVGTEGGFVVGSHEMITLLRNSARSFIFQTALSPGVVAASIRALEMIEHNTTLQDQLHRSIKQCREELRELGYSVLGEETSILPVVIGDATKAVQFSRELEREGVFAPAIRPPTVPDGESRIRLTLMATHHEKHIDHIVRAFYKVGKDFGVI, via the coding sequence TTGCACAGTACCAAGAATGAATGGGTTCAAGAAGAGTTAATTACGATCAAAGAGCAAGGGTTATACCGTGGTCTAAGGTCTGTCGAATCCTCTTACCAACCAGTCGTTCAAATAGATGGAGAAGAGAGGGTGATGGCTGCATCGAATAACTACCTTGGGTTAAGTTCGCATGAAAGTTTGATCAGCGCTGCAATTGAGGGGATGCGAACGTTTGGAGTAGGGAGTACTGGTTCTCGCCTAACGACTGGAAACACCAGGTTACATGAACTTCTTGAAGAAAGGATCGCTCGTTTCAAACAGAGTGAAGCTGCCATACTTTTTTCCAGTGGATATTTAGCGAATATTGGTGTACTATCCTCGATTGCAGGTGAAGGAGATGTCGTTCTTAGCGATGCATTGAATCACGCGAGCATTATTGATGGCTGTCGCTTAAGTAAAGCAAAAATAAAAGTGTATAACCATGCTGATATGTCGGATCTCGAAAAACTGTTAGAAAGGAGTCAAAGTTATAGGCGGCGTTTTATCGTGACAGATGGGGTCTTCAGTATGGACGGAAACATTGCTCCGCTCCGTGACATCGTATGGCTCGCTGAAAAGTTTGATGCCTATGTCATCGTAGACGATGCCCATGCAACGGGGGTGTTAGGGGAAAAAGGGAGGGGTACATCCTCATATTTTAACGTTTCTGTCGATTTAACGATTGGAACGTTTAGCAAAGCAGTCGGTACTGAAGGAGGATTTGTTGTTGGCTCACATGAAATGATTACGCTTCTTCGTAACAGCGCTCGATCGTTCATTTTTCAAACTGCCCTTTCACCAGGCGTCGTTGCTGCAAGCATCAGAGCACTTGAAATGATCGAGCACAACACAACCCTTCAAGATCAATTGCATCGTTCGATCAAACAATGTCGAGAAGAATTAAGGGAGCTAGGATATTCCGTGTTAGGTGAAGAGACGTCGATTCTTCCTGTTGTGATCGGAGATGCTACAAAAGCCGTACAGTTTTCAAGAGAGCTTGAAAGAGAAGGTGTTTTCGCACCAGCTATCAGACCACCGACCGTTCCAGACGGGGAAAGCCGTATCCGCTTAACACTGATGGCTACGCATCATGAGAAGCACATCGATCATATCGTTCGTGCGTTTTATAAAGTTGGAAAGGATTTTGGGGTGATTTGA
- the bioD gene encoding dethiobiotin synthase, which produces MRKGIFVTGTDTDVGKTIVSSGIAAALKRRGHDTGVFKPMLSGVKREDPTSDTMLLKKYSGDESALRDITPYQFDEPLAPYLAARLQGCEVPFSELINCWNDMKEQHDFFIVEGAGGISVPFGRDYLVSDVAEYIGFPLIIVARPNLGTLNHTYLTVDYARRCGLHVLGVVVNGLDEKEKGVAEETNPAMIEQFCNVPVLGVIPKLSHIVEDRLASLMEERIEIDKLIR; this is translated from the coding sequence ATGAGAAAAGGTATCTTTGTCACGGGTACAGATACGGATGTTGGAAAAACGATCGTCTCATCAGGTATCGCGGCAGCATTAAAGAGGAGAGGACACGATACCGGTGTGTTTAAACCAATGTTAAGTGGCGTGAAGAGGGAAGATCCAACAAGTGATACGATGCTGTTAAAAAAGTATTCTGGAGATGAAAGCGCGCTTAGAGACATCACTCCCTATCAGTTTGATGAACCGCTAGCGCCTTACCTTGCAGCAAGGCTTCAAGGTTGTGAGGTACCCTTCTCAGAACTGATAAATTGTTGGAATGATATGAAAGAGCAACATGATTTCTTTATCGTAGAAGGGGCAGGAGGAATATCGGTTCCGTTCGGTCGTGATTATCTTGTCAGCGACGTAGCAGAGTATATCGGGTTTCCCCTCATTATAGTGGCTCGTCCTAACCTTGGAACGCTTAACCATACATATTTGACGGTCGATTATGCGAGAAGGTGTGGCTTACATGTTCTAGGAGTTGTTGTTAACGGTTTGGATGAGAAAGAAAAAGGCGTTGCAGAAGAAACGAACCCAGCCATGATCGAGCAATTTTGTAACGTTCCTGTTTTGGGAGTTATTCCAAAGTTGAGCCATATAGTTGAGGATAGGTTGGCTTCGTTAATGGAAGAACGAATCGAAATTGATAAATTAATTCGTTGA
- a CDS encoding IS66 family transposase zinc-finger binding domain-containing protein codes for MHHHPGNTVCNCCQHQLMEIGSKVVREEAKFIPAKMMKEQHVDAGVNHQFFALFVVVDLRMGSFRS; via the coding sequence ATGCATCACCATCCGGGAAACACCGTCTGTAACTGTTGCCAACATCAACTGATGGAAATTGGGAGTAAAGTTGTTCGTGAGGAAGCTAAATTTATTCCTGCGAAAATGATGAAAGAGCAACACGTTGATGCAGGGGTAAACCATCAGTTTTTTGCACTCTTTGTAGTCGTAGACCTGAGGATGGGGTCATTCAGGAGTTAA
- a CDS encoding flavin reductase family protein, whose product MDLNPSDLKTKDIYKLLTGSVVPRPIAWVSTVSEDGVLNLAPFSFFTVASTKPAILAISIGQGSGERQGVEKDTLANIRSQKEFVINVVSSSLGNEMQKSAESVPAEVDEFQYAGLTPIDSVTVKPKRLKEASIHMECKLHQIIPLGSNALVLGGMTHYHIQDDVYLGNYKVDLEKLSPLGRLAGNYSESKEFFTLPR is encoded by the coding sequence ATGGACTTAAACCCTTCCGACCTAAAAACAAAAGATATCTACAAACTACTAACCGGTTCCGTTGTTCCAAGACCGATCGCCTGGGTATCAACCGTGTCTGAAGATGGTGTACTTAACTTAGCACCATTCAGTTTCTTTACAGTTGCTTCCACCAAACCTGCGATTCTCGCAATTTCCATCGGTCAAGGATCCGGGGAGCGACAGGGTGTAGAAAAAGATACGCTCGCAAATATCCGCTCGCAAAAAGAATTTGTGATCAATGTGGTGTCGAGCTCTCTTGGAAATGAAATGCAAAAAAGTGCGGAAAGCGTTCCAGCTGAAGTGGATGAATTTCAGTATGCTGGTTTAACACCAATTGATAGTGTAACGGTCAAACCGAAGCGGTTGAAAGAGGCGTCGATTCATATGGAATGCAAGCTCCATCAGATCATTCCGCTTGGTTCGAATGCTCTTGTTCTAGGGGGAATGACGCACTATCATATTCAGGACGATGTGTATCTAGGAAACTATAAAGTCGATCTCGAAAAGCTATCACCTCTTGGCAGGCTTGCGGGGAACTATAGTGAGAGTAAGGAGTTTTTTACGTTGCCGAGGTGA
- a CDS encoding glycoside hydrolase family 1 protein, which translates to MKKYNFPEGFLWGGATAANQIEGGFYEGNKGLNIADVLPGGKERLNILQSPGFDFQIDHEKYNYPNHEAIDFYHRYKEDIALFAEMGFKVFRMSIAWTRIFPNGDELEPNEDGLAFYDRVFDELHKHGIEPVVTISHYEMPLNLVKKYGGWRSREVITFFERYVTSIFNRYKNKVKHWMTFNEINSGFIMPIQGLGFAIQQEEDKYQPTFQAFHHQFVASSIAVKACHEIIPDSKIGCMILYAPVYSYDSDPKNVMYALQEERLFNYFCADVQVRGEYPAFIQRYFKEHNIELDIQEGDLESLKDGTVDYIGLSYYMSRTEKKEKSDLEASQGNLIGGIKNPFLQANDWGWEIDPQGLRIGLNQLYDRYQVPLFVVENGLGAYDKVEEDGSIQDTYRIDYLRNHIKAIGEAIEDGADVIGYTSWGCIDLVSASSGEFSKRYGFIYVDKQDDGSGTLERRRKESFFWYKKVIETNGSHL; encoded by the coding sequence ATGAAAAAATACAATTTCCCAGAAGGGTTCTTATGGGGCGGCGCTACGGCTGCGAATCAAATTGAAGGCGGCTTTTATGAAGGAAATAAAGGTTTGAACATTGCGGATGTGCTACCAGGTGGAAAAGAACGACTGAACATCCTACAATCCCCAGGCTTCGATTTTCAAATTGATCACGAAAAATATAACTACCCAAACCATGAAGCGATTGATTTCTATCATCGCTACAAGGAGGACATTGCCCTCTTTGCAGAAATGGGCTTCAAAGTCTTCCGCATGTCGATTGCGTGGACACGCATTTTTCCAAACGGTGATGAGCTAGAACCAAATGAAGATGGTCTGGCGTTCTATGACCGTGTATTTGATGAACTGCACAAACACGGCATAGAACCCGTTGTCACCATCTCTCACTATGAAATGCCGCTCAATCTTGTGAAAAAGTACGGTGGCTGGAGAAGTCGTGAAGTGATCACATTCTTTGAACGGTATGTTACGTCGATTTTTAACCGTTACAAAAATAAAGTGAAGCACTGGATGACGTTCAACGAAATCAATAGCGGCTTTATTATGCCGATCCAGGGTCTTGGTTTTGCGATTCAACAAGAAGAAGATAAATACCAGCCAACATTCCAGGCCTTCCATCATCAATTCGTCGCAAGCAGCATCGCAGTCAAAGCCTGCCACGAAATCATTCCTGACTCGAAAATTGGCTGTATGATCTTATACGCACCCGTTTATTCATACGACTCGGATCCGAAAAATGTGATGTACGCGCTTCAAGAAGAACGTCTCTTTAACTACTTCTGCGCTGATGTTCAAGTAAGAGGCGAATACCCTGCCTTTATCCAGCGCTATTTCAAGGAGCACAACATTGAATTAGACATTCAGGAAGGCGACCTTGAAAGTCTAAAAGATGGCACGGTGGATTACATCGGCTTAAGCTACTACATGTCTCGAACTGAGAAAAAGGAGAAATCAGATCTTGAAGCATCACAAGGGAACCTGATCGGCGGCATCAAAAATCCTTTCCTACAGGCAAATGACTGGGGCTGGGAAATTGACCCTCAAGGTTTGCGCATTGGCTTAAACCAGCTATACGACCGTTACCAGGTCCCCCTTTTCGTAGTGGAAAATGGCTTAGGCGCCTATGACAAAGTAGAAGAAGACGGATCTATTCAGGATACGTATCGCATCGACTATCTTCGAAACCACATCAAGGCGATCGGTGAAGCGATCGAAGACGGTGCTGACGTCATCGGCTACACAAGCTGGGGCTGCATTGACCTTGTCAGTGCTTCATCAGGTGAATTCTCGAAACGATATGGCTTTATTTATGTAGATAAGCAGGATGATGGAAGCGGAACGTTAGAGCGGAGAAGGAAGGAATCGTTCTTCTGGTACAAGAAGGTGATTGAAACGAACGGATCCCACTTATAG
- a CDS encoding MurR/RpiR family transcriptional regulator, translating into MFSNDMIASFNELETSLYNYISQNSEKVAYMRIRELADETHVSTATILRFCKKVDCEGFSEFKVKLKMQLKEKKKTVINPPQHAVAEFFERSLNDNLEEKMKKAAKLIAETDNVIFIGIGSSGILAEYGARYFSSLGKFSLYIKDPHFPIHSKLQKNSVTIALSVSGENNFTVTHLNQLKQEGSRIISITNTKFSTVAKISDLNIPYYITEEFYEKANITSQVPVVYILESIAREIYKLNEEQ; encoded by the coding sequence ATGTTTTCAAATGATATGATTGCGTCGTTCAATGAGTTAGAAACGTCCCTATACAACTACATCTCTCAAAACAGTGAAAAAGTCGCATATATGCGCATTCGTGAGTTAGCTGATGAAACGCATGTTTCCACAGCGACGATTTTACGCTTTTGTAAAAAGGTCGACTGTGAAGGATTTTCTGAATTTAAGGTAAAGCTTAAAATGCAGTTGAAAGAGAAGAAGAAAACAGTCATTAATCCTCCCCAGCATGCGGTAGCGGAGTTTTTTGAGCGATCGTTAAACGATAATCTTGAAGAAAAAATGAAGAAGGCCGCCAAGCTGATTGCGGAGACGGATAACGTGATTTTTATCGGGATCGGAAGCTCAGGGATACTTGCGGAATATGGCGCGAGATATTTTTCAAGCTTAGGGAAATTCTCGTTGTACATTAAAGATCCCCACTTTCCGATTCACTCCAAGCTTCAGAAGAATAGCGTCACGATCGCGCTATCTGTATCAGGCGAAAACAATTTTACCGTGACGCACTTGAATCAGCTGAAGCAAGAAGGAAGTCGCATTATTAGCATTACAAACACGAAATTCTCTACCGTTGCCAAAATTTCTGACCTGAACATTCCCTACTATATAACGGAAGAATTTTATGAAAAAGCGAATATCACGTCGCAGGTTCCGGTTGTGTATATTTTGGAATCGATTGCTCGTGAGATTTATAAGTTGAATGAAGAGCAATAA
- a CDS encoding DUF6141 family protein, with protein sequence MKTHQQTHYKEVQRPNQIWIWAIVLGIAIMMWIGFIRQVVMGIPFGSNPGSDMQVTIFWFLFGIAFPVVMLGWLRLITEVKDDGVYVRFVPFHLTSRVFLFKDMASYESLEYRPLRRFGGWGIRWNFSGEKAYSISGKQGILIEVNGEKILIGSREPERLVEVMDQVSRERKK encoded by the coding sequence ATGAAAACACACCAGCAGACCCACTACAAAGAAGTCCAGCGGCCAAACCAGATCTGGATCTGGGCGATTGTATTAGGCATCGCTATCATGATGTGGATCGGCTTTATTCGCCAGGTGGTGATGGGCATTCCGTTTGGGAGTAATCCGGGATCTGACATGCAGGTCACAATTTTTTGGTTCCTTTTCGGCATTGCTTTTCCGGTCGTTATGCTTGGGTGGCTGCGACTGATTACTGAGGTGAAGGACGATGGGGTTTATGTGCGATTTGTCCCATTTCATCTGACATCTCGTGTTTTCCTATTTAAAGATATGGCAAGTTATGAGAGTTTGGAATACCGTCCACTTCGAAGGTTTGGTGGATGGGGGATCCGATGGAATTTCAGCGGAGAGAAGGCTTACTCCATTAGCGGAAAGCAGGGTATTTTGATCGAAGTGAACGGTGAGAAAATCTTGATTGGATCACGGGAGCCAGAGCGATTGGTGGAAGTGATGGATCAAGTGAGTAGAGAACGAAAAAAATAG